CcatccttttctctcttcagcaTAACACTTCTTTTTATCCTCTCTCAAAAAAGACTTAACGACCGCTAGCAAAAAATTCTCCTCCAGAAGAAAACTGCTTAAGCACTGCTCCCTCAGAGCAGATGTCTTCAGTAACAGTCAGCTTCGTTCTCCTCTATGGTCCCCACAGTAGCAAGGATGTCCTGTAAGAGGGACTGAGGGCTTTTCTCCACATGGTCACTACTTTTATTTAGCTCATCATGTAGCTCTTCTAAGTCTATTGTACCCAAAGCTAGCAACATGCTCTCTGGATCTTGAAAATCCACCCCATTACCACCATCTGTGGGGAAGTTCTGGGCCAGAGAACCCTGCCTTAGTGTCCTTTGCAACCAGGCAATGCTACGTCCTGCACGTGAATCTTCAGCCCCTTGTGAATCCTTCAGGGTACTAACTGGATAGAAATTACATCTTAAGCCAAGCAGTATATCACAGGCTCTCTGACCTACTGGTTGGTCACAGTCACacaaagactgaaacaaaaagtTGAATACTTTTGCTCGGCAAAATATATGCAGTGACTCATTCTGATGAATGGAGCTAGTGACTGCAGAGGAGACAGGAGCATATGGGCATTTAGGAAGGCCAAGTTGGCAAATTGTCTGACTACAGAAAATTTCAATCAGTTCCAAACCACCAAGTCTGACTTCCCAGTCTAAGTCATGCTCCACAGTTTGGATCACTCTAGAGACAAACCGCTCTGTATCTTCCAGCTGACCTGTGCAGCCCTGTCTCAGCCACTTGATGAAGATGCTGATCACAGCCCTCCTAGGGAAGCCCTCTGGGTCCGTTGACAAGATTTCTTGAAGCTTCGCTACAGTGTTCTACATgcaaaaagacaaagagaaagcaCAGTGAGGGGAGGAACATTCAAAGAAACAAGAACAGCAAAGTAAAAAATCAAGCCTTTTCATTACCACTTGTGAAATCTCCCTGCATGAGACTCCAGATAACTTGTGAAGAAAATTATTAGTACAGCAGTAAACCAACATGTAATTCTACTTGATTCTGCAGTGGGCTACATGAAATCATCATACCTCTTTATTATACTGATTCCCTATAGCAGGTGACTCTGGAGCAAAGTAAGTAATGAAGGCCAAGTGTCCCACAGCAGTCACAGCACTCGCTCGCACGTAGCTTTCTGGATCCTCAAGAAGGTTTTCTGTAAGCCTCAGCACCTCTGAAGACAGGAGAGACTGCCTGAACTCATCCTGGTCTGTAAACAAGACAGCAATCCAAAGAAGTGAGGCTTTATTCTCTCAGAGCATGAAGCTGTTTCCAATGCAAACAGTTCTTTGCGTCATACAAGGATGCCCACTGACTGCAGGGACAGCTGCCAGTGAGCTGAGCCACTGCAGacaccaggcagctgctcacaAGAGCACAGATGCTCTGTGTCAGGCTCCCCATTTTCCAGCAGCCTGGTGACTTTCAGTCAAGCTCTGCTAGACACTGGAACTTGGAAAAATCCATTTACAGTTCTAGCGGCAAGAAAAAACTTTCTCCGGGCAAGCAGGGACATGGTTTCAGCCTCATCAAACTTATGCCTTTgcttaaaggaggaaaaaatagtcTTCCTTTCTTGTTAACGCAcatggcaaagaaaaagaatgcaaCTGCAGCACTGAGAGGGGCTGCCAGGTAAACTGCTACGGCAGCTGAGTGTGTTGGACACTTCCTTTGTGACCTGGGTACAATAGTAGTCAGCAACATCACAGAGCTACCATAGGAGAATTAACATTGCCTTAGTGCTACCTGCTGCAAAGCCTGAGCTACCAGTAAAGTGGAAAATCAGTAACAAACTCAAAGCATACAAAGAAGATCTAGGCTTTTGGCCTCCTAAATCCCTGCTGAGTGAAACCAGACTCCACTGCAGAGCAAGCTGAAAGTGTCATCTGCCATTAAGCATGTCATCTGCCTTGACATACATGTCTCAACATATATGACTGTCTCGACATTCCTGTTTAATTCACCAAAACTGCCATTGAGGAGGGCACGGCAATCTGAGTTCAACAGAAAAGCAGGATAAGTTTATTAATTTTAGCAGATTTTGATTATGATCTAAGAGTAAAAATCTtgatgcttctttcttttctcaccCCTCCAGTTACAGGTCAGAGAATGCTTCACAAGCCTGATTGACTTTcataacattaaaagaaatacttctcCAATGTGAACCGTTAAATCTCTCTACCTACCTCTCAAGCACTTAATCAGGGCAGTGAGGAACTCCAGAGAAGAATCTCTTACTTCCCAGCAAGGACTGCACAAACGCTTTTGCAGCACCAGAAACACATCTGTAAAAGCCAAGTGACAAGCCTGAATGGACATGAAAGGCAACAAGCCTAACTGAAGTGATCGCTGTTATCATTTTATCTGATGCATTCCCTTTCTTGCTGCTGTGTGCTTCTCCCAGAGTTCTTAAAGCACTAATTGGGCAGCTAAACATAAATTCAACATAACTGTGAACAAATGAATCCTAAGTGCTCTCAGCAGGAGAGGCAGGCAAGAACAGATTTCATATATGCCACTAGCTGCTGTTTGTCCCAACCTGAATAGCTTTGTTACCTTCCAAAATCTTCTCAGTTTGTTGCCACTGACTGTTGGAGCAGGACAGTTCCTGCAATCGCACCAACCACTTGGATGTAgcttgaaatgttttctttagaacCTGAAACAATATAAAGTAGATTTACTTTACTACAGGTGGAGGCACTGTTGCCTTTATGTTAGATAAAATTTGTTTTAGCCTCAAACTTACAGAGAAAGTCTCAGAGTAAACAAGTACATATGCTTCCTTACTAAGAAGTAAGGCACAAATAAATGGTACTTATATAACACTTTTGACACCTAGAAAATGCTTGTTCTCGGTATAGCATTTTAAAGTTCTAGTACCTCCAGCTTTTGATTTGCAGTTGAAGTCattcaaataaaacaaagcaagaaaacaaaaacccttAATGCAAAAAATTCAATACTTCAGGGCCACGACGACAAGTTGAGTACGTTGGCGCTACTCTTCGACATGATGGCTCCTGTCTTTTCAAGAACAGTCAATCTATTGGTCAGTTACTCGCTCATTAGGAGTTTTGCTATTTCCTGCAAGCCACCAGAACCAAGAGAAGTCTCCTACATATTCTAACACAAACTGTGCTAAGAAACAACTACTGTCAGACAATTTCTCAGAACTGCATCCCACTGGGGCAAGCTAATAGACTTGGATCTCTCCTTAGTTCTATACTTACAGTAGGGCTGGTGTTTGGACTCTCCAGGTATGCCAGAAGGATATCAAAAAGACTTCCTAGGAGTGTGTCACAGCCTGAAACACAGAAGACAAAACTAAAGGACCAATACTGAGAGAAGGAGCAGTCGAATCCCAATTCAactgctgaaatacagaaagacaCAGGATTGTAAAACTGTCTTGGAGAAGAAAGCAAGTACAGTCCTCAGAGTAAAGGAGAAACATCCAATTTCTCACAACCACTACAACCTTTTTAGTTACAGCATTACCTGCCCTAGCTCATCAACAGAAAGTAAGGTTAGCCAAGATAGTAGGAAGAATTGGAAAAAATGGACAAGTTTCAGAAATAAAGTAGTAGTCTTAATTCAGAAAGATCAGTGAAGGGGAACGAAAAATTCTGCAACTACAGAATAGTCAagtatttccaaaattaaaaaaaatttaaggtgCAAATATTAACTCACCTTTTCGCTCCGAGAGTGCTGCTAGGGCATCAAGAGCTGACATCTGTACTCTGAAGCAGTTGATCAAGATTCGGCTTATTGTGCTTCCCAGAGGAGAAGCTGGACTCAGGAAGCCATTACAGAACTGTAATATTGTCATGAGAGAATGTAGCAAAGACGTATAGGGTAAATCCACTGGCAAATGGATCTgatgggaggggagaaaggaaaaaagaaaaaagtttccagCAAAAGTCTCAAGCATGCAGAGCTGGAGTTTTTGGTCAGGAGGAGGCAAAAATTGAAATTTCTAGTGTGTTCTTAAGGTACCACAATGCTAATAACTACAATAAATTATCTTCCTCTCTCCCAAGAACTACTGCACAGatggaagaaaattcttctcACTGCTTGGGAAAGCAGTTCAATTTATGTTTTTTCACTGGATCAATAATACATGTAAGGTATGGTAACAAAGCTTGCGAAGGTGGATTTAAAACTAAGTGCAGTCCCTCTTTACAAGCCTCAGTATTCCTGTTTTCCTATTTGGCATTGACTATGCTAGATTTCTTTAACAGGTGGAAGCCCTCGCTGTCAACTCCTCTCCATGTTCTATTAAGCTCTACTGCAAAAGTTTGCAACCAGTCTTAACGCTCTCTTTCAAGGACCAATTTGAACCccagggttttttccttctctgaacgTTACCAGAGACAGTAGCTCCTCCAGATGAGCAAGGGTCTGACACAGAAGACTAACACAAGATGACTTGGAGGACAGAAGACTTTCAACAGTGGCAGGATCACTAACAGACTCATCCAGCAAACCTAGAGGACCAAAGGAGGGAAGAGCTCAGGTTGTTAGTGAGTACAACAGActgtggtttttaaagttaatcaAGCTTTTCAGATGATGCAGTGTGAATATCCCTTCAAATGCAACTGACAGCAGGATGCTGCACTTCACCACAAACACTGCTACTGTCCTTGACTACTTCTACTCTTCTTCCTCCAGTTTTGTCTGCACCAGACGCTTAAAACTCTGGCAAGCAGACTAGCCTCTAACTTTTCTATCACAACTGTACCTGCATATTCCAGAGGCTGGGAGGCTGCTCTCAAAATACAATCCATTGGCTGAAGTAGAACAGTCAGTGCCTGAATCCTCACATCTTGTGGGCTTCAAGGAGGAAACAGCAGTTACCAAAACAAGAATACTTCAATTCCTTCCCAAACATCTGCCCCCAGATACTGAGCAGAATAATGGTTTTCATGCAGGCTTTTAAACAAGCCAGCAATGACAGAGCAATGAAAGTATTATCACAATTCAAGCCTTCTTCCAAGTTTCCATGGCTAactgaaagcaaaggagaaatggCTCTGGACTTTACAAGTAGCCTTATCAAGCTATGCAAATAGAGGGTAGGATTCATGTAAGAAGGGGGTTTAGAGAGAGGCATTTCTTGTCAACAAAATGGTGTCCTTATATCTTAAGACATAGGTGTTATTTAGCCTGTAAATCAGTATCCATATGTGCTGCATTCATCTGATGATTTCTTGATGCTTTTTCACTACCTAAAGGGGAGTTGTGGAGAAGATGCAGGCAGACTTCTCAGAGATGCACAAGGCAAGAATCTTAAATTTCAACAGGCTAGATTCCAACTGGatatacagaaaatacttttcataCGGTAATGAAAGcagttaagcactggaacaggttgctcagagaagctctGGAATCCTCATCCTTGAGGATATTTGAAACTTAAATGCTGAAGGCCCCGAGCAACCTGATCTATCTTAGCCCTGCACTGAGCAAGAGGTTGAACTAGATCACTTCTGCAGGTTCCTTCTAACCTAAGTTAGTCTACAACCATCAACAGAGTCTCCAGATGCACACTTCTGCTGGACAGCAGTGAAAGCTCTCACACTAGTCAGTGTttttatgaaagagaaaactgaacagaGACTACTGGATTTGACAGGCAGTCAAACTGTGTCCATCTTAATCAACCTTGGCAGTACAAAGTTAAAGGAGTTTCTTCCTGAAATTGGCTGGCTGTAGGTAAGATGCAGGTGTGTACACATAAAAATGATATTGGctcctttcatttctctctctctgaaacTGTATTATTCTTACTATCAGGGTCTTAAGTTTGTTAGCTACTGGCATGGTTCTTGCCAACCAGTCTTACATATTAAGGAATGTagggaaaaaaacagttcttgGAAAGACAATAGAGATATTagcacagaaacattttcagagtACAAAAATGTCACTGTAATAAGTCCTACCATTTATAAAACCTCAGAAGTCCCACTGCCAAAGGACCTGCTTGTACTGGAGTTAAGTGTTCCAGAGCAGAAGTCACTAGTGCCCAAAAACCGCCTTCAGTGTCACAAAACACAGGGGACCTGAGAAGAAATAAGTGTAAGTAATATGTCCTATTAGACAGTAGAAAACAGATATATGTCATCGCTGGATACAAGATCCCAGATCTTTACCATGCCATGTTAAGTAAGAGATTCGCCAGCATCTGCTGTGCTTGAACAGTCTCTTCCGTCAAAAAGGATTCTATTTGCTTTGCTATGCCTAACCAAAGTACTTCAGTCCACGTAGCACGACAACTGCCAAACAAACTAGTTAACAGTTTTAATGACTGCTCGATGTGAGAGGAAGAGCTGGACTGAAGGGAGTCTTCTATATGCTTTATAATCATTTGGGCACATGCTGGCCAGTCCCAGTCCTTCGTACTGAGAGGTTTAGTCGTTTCAGACTCTACAGAGAGGGTGAGCATGTGCACCAGAAGCTGACTGGCAGCTGAAGCCACAAACAGGCTGGGATCCCCTTGCAGAGTGAAGATCACATCTATGCCTCctgtgtgaaaaaaaaacaagtcactggaggaaaaaacaacagcctTCCTATTGTGAGGTGGAGCCTTGTTGCACTCCAACCATATATTCTAATTCAAGTACCACAGAGCTTTAAATggtgtttgtggggttttttatacaTTATTTTGTAGTTTCTACAGCATTTCAAAGTCAGCCAGTCCTTAAtgacaagcaaacaaacaaaaagcaaacagaagaagaaagtaaaattgTTTTCAGATCCTCAGGTGTTTTAACAACTCAGGAACAGAAGAGGACTTCAATATAACATTAGTAATATTATGAGAGTTGACAGCACACTCACTGTGTATTTATGGAAGGAGCCTGTACCATGTCCAGACACAACCAGTAGGAAAAACATGAACAGCAGCAACAGTACTACTTTTCCATCACATGGACAGCAGCGCATGCTGCACATTATTATTACCGGTCCAGTCTTGTAGGCCCCTCTGTACATGGGATCTAAAGTTGAATCCTGAATTTACATATCTGCGTAACAACAACTGGACTGCAAATGTGTGCAAGTATTAAGAGATAAATGAGCCCCTGGTTAGTTTTTCTGCACTAAAAATCATACTGAAATGTACCTTTTAGTAAGAGTTACAAATACGAATATAATAAGCTATAATATATAAGCTATTAT
This portion of the Strix uralensis isolate ZFMK-TIS-50842 chromosome 16, bStrUra1, whole genome shotgun sequence genome encodes:
- the BRAT1 gene encoding integrator complex assembly factor BRAT1 isoform X2 — its product is MSRQESWFIARARRRFAMTRECSLLLPRVCAALADPRQPGSDDTCLEKLLDWFRDLTEFDPTAELVQDNPCLTEFITSVLALPEPSPSILSFTLRLAGILAASENRFQHLQEKLLVRLFGRDGPLNSALWEDASVRSGWVEGVHSMMHHQPALHFLCDGGGIDVIFTLQGDPSLFVASAASQLLVHMLTLSVESETTKPLSTKDWDWPACAQMIIKHIEDSLQSSSSSHIEQSLKLLTSLFGSCRATWTEVLWLGIAKQIESFLTEETVQAQQMLANLLLNMAWSPVFCDTEGGFWALVTSALEHLTPVQAGPLAVGLLRFYKCPQDVRIQALTVLLQPMDCILRAASQPLEYAGLLDESVSDPATVESLLSSKSSCVSLLCQTLAHLEELLSLIHLPVDLPYTSLLHSLMTILQFCNGFLSPASPLGSTISRILINCFRVQMSALDALAALSERKGCDTLLGSLFDILLAYLESPNTSPTVLKKTFQATSKWLVRLQELSCSNSQWQQTEKILEDVFLVLQKRLCSPCWEVRDSSLEFLTALIKCLRDQDEFRQSLLSSEVLRLTENLLEDPESYVRASAVTAVGHLAFITYFAPESPAIGNQYNKENTVAKLQEILSTDPEGFPRRAVISIFIKWLRQGCTGQLEDTERFVSRVIQTVEHDLDWEVRLGGLELIEIFCSQTICQLGLPKCPYAPVSSAVTSSIHQNESLHIFCRAKVFNFLFQSLCDCDQPVGQRACDILLGLRCNFYPVSTLKDSQGAEDSRAGRSIAWLQRTLRQGSLAQNFPTDGGNGVDFQDPESMLLALGTIDLEELHDELNKSSDHVEKSPQSLLQDILATVGTIEENEADCY
- the BRAT1 gene encoding integrator complex assembly factor BRAT1 isoform X1 encodes the protein MSRQESWFIARARRRFAMTRECSLLLPRVCAALADPRQPGSDDTCLEKLLDWFRDLTEFDPTAELVQDNPCLTEFITSVLALPEPSPSILSFTLRLAGILAASENRFQHLQQEKLLVRLFGRDGPLNSALWEDASVRSGWVEGVHSMMHHQPALHFLCDGGGIDVIFTLQGDPSLFVASAASQLLVHMLTLSVESETTKPLSTKDWDWPACAQMIIKHIEDSLQSSSSSHIEQSLKLLTSLFGSCRATWTEVLWLGIAKQIESFLTEETVQAQQMLANLLLNMAWSPVFCDTEGGFWALVTSALEHLTPVQAGPLAVGLLRFYKCPQDVRIQALTVLLQPMDCILRAASQPLEYAGLLDESVSDPATVESLLSSKSSCVSLLCQTLAHLEELLSLIHLPVDLPYTSLLHSLMTILQFCNGFLSPASPLGSTISRILINCFRVQMSALDALAALSERKGCDTLLGSLFDILLAYLESPNTSPTVLKKTFQATSKWLVRLQELSCSNSQWQQTEKILEDVFLVLQKRLCSPCWEVRDSSLEFLTALIKCLRDQDEFRQSLLSSEVLRLTENLLEDPESYVRASAVTAVGHLAFITYFAPESPAIGNQYNKENTVAKLQEILSTDPEGFPRRAVISIFIKWLRQGCTGQLEDTERFVSRVIQTVEHDLDWEVRLGGLELIEIFCSQTICQLGLPKCPYAPVSSAVTSSIHQNESLHIFCRAKVFNFLFQSLCDCDQPVGQRACDILLGLRCNFYPVSTLKDSQGAEDSRAGRSIAWLQRTLRQGSLAQNFPTDGGNGVDFQDPESMLLALGTIDLEELHDELNKSSDHVEKSPQSLLQDILATVGTIEENEADCY